The following is a genomic window from Elaeis guineensis isolate ETL-2024a chromosome 10, EG11, whole genome shotgun sequence.
gccgacgcaccctcagggtagtatgcgctggggggcattgatctctcctcctccgagggctccatcggggctttcccccgatcagctgccccgaccgacggggctggcagcgatgggacgctggagttcgacccggcgccccccgttgcgccagcggacgcctccggacgatgttcggcttcccgaacgacatccggctccacccgcggcggcgaaaccgccgacaccccttcggccacttcctcggtcggcctctcctcgactcggacggtcggagccgcgagggctatgattggctccgacccctcggtcgccgacgcttccacggtcggctgaactggggctggtctcttggaagggcgcgaagggcctgcccccgatgctggcctcttcctcgcggcggcaaactgacgaatttcggcgtcggtcggcctcatcctcggcggtgtccctgcaaaaccgaccagtgtTAAAGGCCGGACcggaactaccctaaagccgaacaaaaagaaaagctaggggatcgggcgatacctattcgggggaccagacttaggccggcatcatagagagcttgctcggtaacaagctccctctgcttcgggaccgacatatctttgagtcggtggaagtcctcccggtcgtccacgtcgacccgactgttgtcgttggcctcagttcggggtacaccccagcgagaaggaaagccccaagaggaggaagaggaaacaaagaaaaactgattcttccatccatgaatggacgatggaagaccggttatgaaagcaagacccttccggggattgaagagccaccaccctcgggctttagggtggggtcggagcacaaagaaggcccggaagagggaaacgcgagggttggtcggcaagagctgacacaacagcgcgaaagaaatgattagccggacagagttcggcgccagttgcgccggacagagtccgtagtaatcaagcagattccggacgaactccggaatcggaagtcgaagacccgcacgaaggtcctcaacatacagcgccaggtcgccgggcggagggttgttgacccgaccgccggcccctggagcatagagccgaaagtgctccgggatgcgatagtgctcccgaagctgatcgacgttcggccccgaaagcgaggaggcctcatcttccggagccgatcgggtgtcgtcggtcgggttccccgaccgagctccctgagtcggtttcctggtcattgtgcaggaaccgaaagaagagaaagaagagaagaaagcaagaaggggaaggaggaccacgaacccgatggaccctccgaaggtagagaagagctctgcccgcgacgaccgagaaatcgcccggacagagtttccccagcaaatggcaaatatgggtcagggtccgggaggtcctatatatatagggccgaccgacggccgagatgctcccgcgccgaccaaagtcctccagatgcgcgacgcgtggcgcccaccGGTTGGCTGAGGACtcggcgcgcttcgccccgggGCGCCCGCACCGCCCttattaaatgccggagcggacgccggccaaccaccatgacacgcggcgcgcgggaattggctccgcagtcggccgcccgcgccggtccgcgttctTGATGGGATgcctcacccgcgatcggcgccgaatatccgatcgactgacgccgtatcgttcggcacccgatcttctgacaccgacgtgacgactgacgacgacaagatgcGGCATCTGACAccggacgccggcgcgacttctggcatcgaatagacgttcggatcacttgggattcgtgaggCGTCAGACagcggatcagccggcggtacggtcggatctgcacgtgcgacaaatccactcccagtcgtccggtcttgctacccgaatgaaggcaccggccagctctccacccgacttaggagtggaggggggcaactgttgggggatacccaccgaccgaccgaccgactatcggagggcccgaccggctggcggcccgaccgaccgaccggctatcggagggcccgaccggctggcggcccgaccgaccgaccgactatcggagggcccgaccgtctgGCGGCTTGACCGAccaaccgacggcccgacgaacgactctgactggccgatcgtgagtcgggcgacaggccaacggacgttggcagcggctaactgcggccattccacggtccattcccgaccgactaaacccagaggtccggtagccgacccacgcgaagctcgccgaccgacggaggagtccgacgccactctgctggccaccgaccttgggtcggccgactccaccaaccgccgtacggccgccagacgttgtcagttctgacacggacatgcggcacagttacctaggggcattgtctcgCCGAGAGCcgagtcaaccctggtgattagacggctacacggcgacatgacattttcacggcggctctgacagcctacagtgagttgacagttcctcacttgtccgcgccattaatgacggcgccataccgtgctccactatatataccgggaaaggcaacagtgcaaaggatcgatccgcccgtctctcccacatacgcaggctcgctcctctctctttctccctctcagagctctctgtctgcatttcactgttgcccagtcacctctctgacttgaccgtcggagggtccccgccggagccgcctccgatcagtgcggacttccttttgcaggtgcacgcttcccggcgatcgggcgacgaggcgattggccgcaacaatgatGATGATGCTTCTTGTCCGTAGAATGGTTAGTGATAGTAGAAATGACAGACAAGAAATTTCCCTCGAAGCAAATATTTGACAATTTCAGCTCCAATACAACAACACACATCCCAATCCAAACTGCTACCAGCTATGTATATATAATGCACAGAATATTGACGTAGAGATCTACCCCCTGCTTTGATAAGATTAACTTCACTATTTCCGGATTATGTAGCCGACAGCCACATTATCCTTCATCACTGCAGCATCAAAATTGGCCTTAGGATATCGAGAGAGAGAAGGTGACAACACACTAACAGATTTAAAGAGTTGCCCAAAGTGGACAAATTAAGATCACCCCACCGCCTCCACGGACACAAAAGGTCAATATGATTACCATCATTGATTTGAGGGATAAAGTAAGCAGGTATTTCTCTCATAAGTTGAAATGGGAATTGTGTAACATTCTGAAAGCCTCTTTCATTTATTCCATTCCAAATCAACCAAGCACTTACTGCTATCGACGATTTATATCTTTCCTCTACCTCGGTGGCAGACATTAAATCCACCATGCCCGACAAAGAGTTTGGTATCAGGTTAAACCCGTTTTTAACCTGATACCAGCAAGAGATTACGAAAGGACAACTCCTATCAACACATGCTGAGTATCCGCTTCTATTTCTGGGCAGAGATCACAACAAGCCATTGAGGCATTTAACATTCCCCTCCTAGCACGCAATCCTTCACATGGCAAACACTTCCATATGACCTTCCACCAAAGCAATTTGATTCTTTtacccaaaaacaaaaaaaagtaaTTTGATTCTCAATGGCACATCTAGTTTCCATAGCCAACGCGCGTCTTGATTTATGTGAGATTGCGGTTCCCAAATGATAGGATAAATATCTTTGAGCCTTATATTACCTGAATAATTTTGTTCCCACGTAAACTGATTAGACTAGTTAGCTTGTGTTGCAGCCAAACTATGGGAAGTTACTCGGACGAGTACCGAGTAAATGCGCCTTATTCTTGGTGGAGAATGTAACCGTTCTTTTGTTGGAATATATCCAAGTAGAGAATCTTCGATACTTAAGTTAGTCGGAGTTCAGTAAATAAATGAAAAATCACAGAAATGAGAGCTTGCTAAgcgagaaaaaatttatcttgatCCCTCTCATACCTCTCTTCATCCAGAGATGGAATGTGCCATTGCTTTGTAACTTCTATCCCTTCAACTATAAGAACATAGGAGTTACTAAACTCAATGTGAGTTTAATGGGTAATTAATTTGGCCCGTGATTTCTTAGTTATAAATAGTTAATGCTCTCATTGAAAATGGGATGTGCCGTTGCTTTGTAACTTCCATCCCTTAAACTATGGGAACATGGGAGTTACTAAACTCAATGTGAATTTAGTGGGTAATTAATTTGGCCCATAATTTCTTAGTTATAAATAGTTAATGCTCTCATCGTGCACTGTAACCATTCCGTGGATCCCTAATCTTTCGGATcataagttttagatttttagTAAATACTTAGTCGACATCCGTGTTAGATACTCAGTTGACATCCGAATTAGATAGTTGATTTGATATCAATATAGTTGTCAGTCTATAAGTTGATTACGTTGTCTGACTAATCTTTGAGCATTGTCGATAGTTGTTCGAGTAGATCTGATGATGTAGGCTATTGTTAGTCCTCAATCGAATAAAAAGATCGGATCTCTATCGAGCTCGTAATTCCGAGTAAATACTCGGACAACTTGCACTATGGGCATTTTGCTTATCTAATTTATCATTTCAGTTGACATCATTCACGAAATAGGATTCAGGTTCCATTTCCAGGAAGTTGTAATTAAATCACTAACTTGCGCGTCTATAATTTGAGCTTCTATGTTGATATAAGTGGGCCAGGCCGCGTTTAGATAACCAGGGGTCATTAACCACATTGCAATGGaggaattttttgtgcaccgtacGCGGTGATACGTGCATTAAATATATTTGTTGTGGTCGGGGTGGGTGGGGGTGGGTTTGCGCGGCCAATCACCACGTGCGGTGTAAAAATTCTACATCTTGACCATTATCAATCGGCCGAATAAAATAGTACTGCACCAATGTCCTACATACAGTCTTAATTTGGCCTTTTTTTTAACCAATCACTCTTAATTAAGATCCATATTATTTTAACCAATCACTCTTCAACTGACacttggcctttttttttttttttttgggtacaaataCTTTGGCCCTTGCAACTCTTGCCCTTGGGATTGAGGAGGATTTGCCCTACCAACGTAGCAAGGCTTTCCGTCTGATATGTGGCGGTGTAATTCCCAGTCGTCCCTGCTGTGGGCCGACAATTAGTTTCCCATACTACAAGATGATGACCTCTGTGTTCTGAGCCATGACCCCATAGAAAGGCTCAATattctttctctattttattcAAGATATACGTAGGAATGTGTATACAAGATAGGTAGTAGAAAGAAATAGATGATAATATGGATCTAAGCAAGGTTGCTCTACCTGACAAATGCTAATGGCCGTGCCTTTCGTTGCTAACTTAAAACCCATGCCATCATTTTGTCTTCCAAAAAAGTAAAATGACCTCTCATTTAATTCAAGAAGTCTCTTAATTTGAGCTTTTATTCTAAATGGCGTAGCTGGGCTGATCATTAATTGAGTTTTAGCAAGATTTGGTGCTTGCCATGACATCGAGCAATAGGCATCAACAATTTGCTTTGATACAACCCACATCCTTGACAGTAGTTTTGGCCACTCTGTAAAGGTAGCTAGATTTGTAGAGCATACATGGTTCCCAAGGGTGGAAGCAGACTAGTTTTCTAGGCCAGTGAGAATATAAGTTTTCATTGGACACCATTTAACCTGCAGCAAGTTGCAAGCAATTGTCACCACTGTTTGCATGTCGATCTTTAAATCCAAGCATCATGCATTTACACTCTCTCATGATGCATTTCGAAGCATGTTGGGCGGCGTCCGTAGCCGGCAAAAACTTCCCATTCTCACCGGCTTGCAAAGCCAACCCTACGCCTTTCCATAAGCTTCGCATGTTCGTTTGGTTGATGAGAGAAGCTTCCACATATAACATGTGTAACGTTCTAAACCCTGCGGCTAAAGAAGGCAATAGTCGGTGTGCCATTATGATAATATATCATATAGGACACAGAAGAAGAATGCTATTTAACATTAAACcacaaatttttaaagaaaaataccttTCAAGTTAGACCCCAAAAGATTAAAATACTCCGATTAGccaatgaaattttatttttattgcattgtGTTCCGGTCATCTATCTAGATCTTGATAATGATAACAAAGTGAGAAATTAAAAAATCCAAAATACTCTGAATTCAAATAGGTTAGATCATGGCTTTCATATAATCGATCTCAAAGTGCTCCTTTTCTTTATGATTCATTCATTTGCACGACTCTTAAAGCACTTTATTCTTTATCATTCATCCATCTGAATAGATATCAAAGCGTTCCATCATCTATCATCCTTCTAGCTACATAGATCTCAAGGTATTTCGTTTATCATTCATTttcttgcatagatctcaaagcactccatcaTCTCTCATCTATCCATCTCTACAGATCTTACAGCATTCTATCCATCTATACATATCTCAAAATACTCCATCCTCTATTTGTCTATCCATCTGCACAAATCTCAAAATGCTTTATTCTATATCATCCATCTGCTTGCACATATCTCAAAATGTTCTATCTTCTATCATCCATTCATATATATAGATTTCAAAGTTCCTCATCC
Proteins encoded in this region:
- the LOC140852214 gene encoding uncharacterized protein — encoded protein: MRSLWKGVGLALQAGENGKFLPATDAAQHASKCIMRECKCMMLGFKDRHANSGDNCLQLAAVEGIEVTKQWHIPSLDEERIKLLWWKVIWKCLPCEGLRARRGMLNASMACCDLCPEIEADTQHVKNGFNLIPNSLSGMVDLMSATEVEERYKSSIAVSAWLIWNGINERGFQNVTQFPFQLMREIPAYFIPQINDGTPPRMRPTDAEIRQFAAARKRPASGAGPSRPSKRPAPVQPTVEASATEGSEPIIALAAPTVRVEERPTEEVAEGVSAVSPPRVEPDVVREAEHRPEASAGATGGAGSNSSVPSLPAPSVGAADRGKAPMEPSEEERSMPPSAYYPEGASALADHNLARRLCQGILLPTDVQSLRSRQVTEMLSRFYPSMVELIFTMSELEAGYRRFGDVRAAFKERSAAAEAERGRLVDQLQESVDREAKLTDEVSRLMAELKSAKKEAKHKGRVVRRLRRERDGATSELQGEREQLRASLGKLAETEEDLSIAQIDAEIARAEAELAKEELAHTEDEARSARESADRAVEDFRASDRYKEEMLESGFASYRVGFEDGRDAVHALYPEVDVSRVVPLFAEEGAEEEGTEEMADQPSGGVIVVEEAVPEQVPTEVPLSTEAHLSAADQSLLMAETPIIPDPPSVEEIDQDG